A window of Mastomys coucha isolate ucsf_1 unplaced genomic scaffold, UCSF_Mcou_1 pScaffold1, whole genome shotgun sequence genomic DNA:
agacagccaggcctcagctgaatcagcatgagtcagcaggagggaccaggactaccagggatgccaggagaagttctcggcCTCTCTCAGAGAAGTGAAGATCAGATTATTGAAGATGAGAGACCAAGAAGCATTTCAGAGCTAGTTCTACAAGCAAGCCTGTCTTGGGGTCCATTGAATCCCATTTATACTTCCTCTAAACATGCGTCCTCCATGAGTCTTGCCTCACCATGTATCTTGCCTCATCATGTGTATCTGTCTTAGAGACTCACCTGGAGTTTTGCTATCAGCTGACGTCACTCTGCCAATCCGCCAAAGTCCGCAGAAGCGGCAAGAAGCCGCCAGAGCGCTACCAGAAGTGTTtgatgtctttctctctgtggagtcccaacaaatggagctccactacgcaatgtaaggcagaccgaCTCATTCGTGTTGCTATTGAAGAATCATTTATCGTGCATCTTTTCACGTGCtttctttagcaaaacatcctttccacttgtgtctgcttcagcaaaacagcCTTTCATTTGTATCTGATTCAGGAAAATACTCCTTTGTGtctttgccccagcaaaacgccATCAGACACAACAGAATTTCCAAAGAAccccagaagtttccacttcacagatTCATTGACTTCCCTGGGGCTCTGTGACTGAGACTTTCTAACTTATATTTTGACCTCCTACCAAGGAGGAAAAATGTCTCTAATGTGTCTGCACTGGGCCTGCTCCATTCTTTGGTCACTTCTGCTTCTCTTCAGGGCTCCCTACCAGGAGTCAGGCTGGGGACGGGGCTATGGAGGCGGAGACTCGGAGTCAAAGCTCAGCAGCAAGAGTTCCTCCTTCTGATCTGGAGCTTCAGATACTATCTGGGAGCAGCCTGTTCTCATCCCAAGGAGGATCAAAGAGACTATGGAGGGCTCCCTTACAGTCCACTTTCCTCACAGGGCCCATGCTGGATCTCAGAGCATTAGGTACAGTATAGACCCACGCATGGTTGAGTCGCTTCTTGCTTACCCTCAAAGTCTCCTTGGTTGGGAGTGAGGGAAGCAACATGAGGTTCTGGGCCTGTCTGGGCCCTGGAATACCATCTGGGAATATGGCAAGCCCATCTGGGGAATGCGtgcttctttccctcttcccacccTCTCAGCAGCTCTGCTCAAGTGGCAACACGTATctaggaattattattattatcattattattattatctccaCTAATTATAGCAGCTCCAGCAGCTAGGCCTCTCGGCCTTGGCACTGCTGGGGAAATTAGGCATGTAATTACCTCATGGAGTCATCTTACCCACCTCCCTTAGACCTCCTCCACTCCCCGCTCCAGCACAGCCAGGAGACTAGCCACCCCCACAGTCCTTTATGAGGGTTCTCGGCACTTGACCAACAAGatcatcccaccctctcccaactCCCCTCCACGTAGCGTCCCTCACTGGGTCCGATCCCAGCCGTCCCTGCAGTTAGAGGATGCCCCCCCTCCCCCTCAGCTGAGGTGTCTGTTCTAGAAGGTGGTCCTTTGAATCCTCAACCTGGGTGTGCAGCAGGCTTAGAGGGCAATGCCCTGCCTGGGCCTTACTCGTGGAGACTTCTAGTTCTGAAGCCTTCCTGCAGTATGAGAGCAATCCCAACCACGTTGGCCAGGCGCTGGGCAAGAGGGCCCTGGCTGGCTGGAATTTGTTCCAGAaggagcaagccaagggaaggtGACTCGGGTACAAGTTGGCTTCTTGGGTATTTGTTCTTATGGGATGAGCAGCCAGGCTGTGGAGATAAGACAGCAGCTTCCTTTCCCAGGCACCCCacagagctgatacagaggcaaTGACTCATGTGTGGTGGAGAAGGGAGGGTACTGCAGCCTTGCCTATCTGTCAGAACACATCCGACTCTGTAATGCTGCGTGCCGCCTACAGCTTCAGAGAGATCTGTGAGGAGGGGTTTCATGAGGTCAGACCCCAGAGAGCCACAAGCCCCCCACCAAGACTCTGAAAGTGTAAGGTGGAGAGACAGCCTATGGGACTAGCTTCCAGGTGACCCGTCGGCTCAAGGTCCCTCATAACAAAATCTTTGCAGCTGTGCTGGCTGGTCTTGCACCAAAGACCCTTCGGGAAGGGAAACCTCAACTGGGAAAATGCCCCacaagattggcctgtgggcattctcttgattaatgtgggagggcccagctctcTGTGGCCAGTTCCCCCTCTGTGGTGGTTGTCCTGGGTGCTatgaaaaagcaggctgagcaagccggtaagcaagtgtccctccatggcctctacttcagtttctgcctccatcttcctgccctgcttgagcttCTGGAGTGTGGCCTGAGAGGTTTAAGTTGGCCTTAACTCGGCCTTTCTTAGCCAAGTTGTTTTTGGACAGTGTTTTagcacagagaaaccatgcccACTGTCCTCTTTTGTCTCCCCATTGAGAACCTGACCACGTGAAGGGACATGGCCACCAGAGCATGCTGTGGGACACTCCAGGAGAGAGGTGACCAGCCTTAAGCCGTGACTCGGGGCCGGATGGGTCTCAGGTTCACAGTAACATTATTGGTCTGTACAGAGAGAATCATAGAGAAAGTTTCTGGAAAGGCTCCCCTTCTGTGCTGCTATAGCAGAATGCCAGAGGCTGAGACACTTACATACAGCTAGCATTTGAGGGTGGATATATGGACCACTGAGTGTAAGGCTTGCCCAGTATGCACAAGCCCCAGGCTCCATTCCCACAACTGCTGAAAAtgaggcatggtggtatacacctgtaatccagcagTCTTAGGACACTGAGATAGGGAGAGCAGAAGTTGAAGGTTGTatgactacagagtgagtttaggTCAGACTGGCTACATGGGACTCTGTTGAGAGAAAGATGTctaggaggagaagaagaggagggagggaggggagggaggcaggcagtggtggcacatgcctttaatctcagtatttggaaggcagaggcaggtgaattggTGAATTTGAGAccggatagccagggctaaatagagaagccctatctcaggtgtgtgtgtgtgtgtgtgtgtgtgtgtgtgtgtgtgtgtgtgtgtgagagagagagagagagagagagagagagagagagagagagagagagagagagaagacccagaaaggaaaaagacattTGACATTTGGCTCGTATCTGGAAGCTGGGAAGTCCATCCTTGCTGGGTTAGCTCATTGCAAAGGCACCCTTGAACCTAACCCCGACAATATACTAAaccttcattcctttttttttttaaggatttatttattttatgtatatgagtacacactgtagctgtacagataattgtgagccttcatctggttgttgggaattgactttagaacctctgctcactctggtagaccccaCTCGtgctggcccaaagatttattcatcattataaataagtacaccatagctgtcttcagacacaccagaaga
This region includes:
- the LOC116068978 gene encoding uncharacterized protein LOC116068978 isoform X1; its protein translation is MRRRRRRRKKRRRKRRRRRRRRRRKRRRRRRRRRRRRRRRRRRRRGRRRKKEVKHALNQIQPTVNLHRGHRTCRHYKDAHSARLFNLRLTSLLLLIIVADTYCFKISDAIFLGLIFKSSPVETHLEFCYQLTSLCQSAKVRRSGKKPPERYQKCLMSFSLWSPNKWSSTTQWLPTRSQAGDGAMEAETRSQSSAARVPPSDLELQILSGSSLFSSQGGSKRLWRAPLQSTFLTGPMLDLRALGTV